GCTTCTCCGATCCCGCGAGCTGGTTCCTCGTCGGATTTGGCGCCGTCTTCGTCGCCGCGTTGATCGGCGTTCCGTGGCGCCGCCTGCGCGTGACGTGGCTGCTGCCCCTGGTCTGGCTGGCGATGGCATGCTCGCGCGTGCGCCACGGACCGCTGTTCGCGATGGCCGCGGCGCTGGCGCTGGCAGAAATGTTCCACGAAGTACGCTGGATCCGCTGGCTCACGCATCACGGAAGCGAGCTGCTGAAGCCCGCCGTACGCGCACCGGACGCGCCGGCGCGGCGCATGGCACTTCCGGCCGCGCTCGTCGGGATCTGTCTCGTGCTCGAGATTGCGCGCATCGATGTGCCGGTGATCGGCCACGGCTGGAACCGGCTGGATCCCGACTGGTGGCCGGTCGGCATGCTCGGCGACCTGCACGCGTACGAGCAGGCTCGTGGACCGGGCGCGCCGGTGTTCAACGAGATGTTGTTCGGCGGATTCCTGATCTATTTCACGCCCGGAATCGGCGTCTTCATCGACGACCGCTGCGAGCTGTACGGTGACGCGCGGCTGGCCGAATACAGCAGGGCGCTGGCCGGCGACATGACGGTGTTCGAGCAGTGGGGCAACCAGTACGGGTTCGATCTTGCCCTTGTGCTTCCGGGCTCGCCGTTCGATTCCTACCTGCGGAGCAGTCCGGACTGGGAGCTGCTGCGGCAATCGAAGGCAGCGACGCTGTTTCGGCGCCGTGCGGCGCCGTAGCCGGCGCGGGTCTCAGCGAGTGCCGCTTTCCGCCGCGGCAAGCGCGGCGGCGTCGCGCTCGAGTCGCGACAGCTCGCTGTCTTCCTCGGTCGCATAGAAGCCGCGAATGCGGTGCTGCCCGTCGATCAGCGCGACACGTGTTCCGTGCGCGACGGCACCTTCTTCACCCGGAGCCCCGTCGCGGCTGACGCCGGTAAGAAAACCGCGCTGCACGAGCGGAATGACGTCGGCAGAAGGTCCGGTAAGGAACGTCCACGCATCGCTGGAGGCGATCGCGTGCTTGGTCTTGTACCCGGCAAGCACAGGCGCCGTATCGGTGTCCGGATCGACGCTGATCGAGATGATGGCCATGCTGGAAACGGGCACGGTGCGTCGAACCTGCTTCAGTCGCTCGACCAGGCGAGGGCAGGGGCCGGGGCAGCTCGTGTAGAGGAAGCTCGCCACCCACACCCGACCGTCCAGCAACGAAGACGCAAACGCAGAACCGTCGTCGGCAACGAGATGGAACTCGGGCGCCTGGCCGAGCACCGGAAGCTCGGGCTCCAGTCCGAGCCAGCGCCGCACCGGCAGGGCGAGCGCGAGGGCGGCAACGAGGACGAGGAGCGCTCCGGCGCGGATTGCCCGCTTCATCGGCAGTTGATCCAGGCCTTCAGGGAAGGCTGCCCGAGCCGCGCACCCGCGCGGCCGAGGAAGCCCCGGCGACGGTCGCTACGGCGAACAGCAGCGTGACCATGAGGCACGCAGACGCCGGCGGCAGCAATGCCGTTGCCGCCGGGCTGCCGAGGTAGAGCGCGTGGCGCAGCAGCGCGACACCGTACGTCAGGGGATTGCATGCGATGATGATGGAGAGCCACGAAGGCGTGCCGCCCGGCGGAAAGAACGCGCCCGACAGCAGCCACATCGGCATCAGCACCGACATCATGATCGCGTGGAAACCCTGCGTGGAATCCATGCGCCACGCGATCCACAGCCCGAGGCCTGCCAGCGAGATGGAGACGAGCACGAGAACGGGAATCGACGCGAGCACTCCGCCGAAGCCGATCGACATGCCGAACAGGGGCGCTGCGGCCGCGACCAGCAGCGCCTGCCCGACGGCAAGCACCGTGGTGCCGCCGATCTTGCCGAGCACGATTGCCGAGCGCGGCACCGGCGCGACCAGTACGCCCTGCAGGAATCCGGTGTTGCGATCGTCGATGATCGAGATCGTCGCGAAGATCGCCGTGAACAGCACGATCATCACGATCACGCCCGGAAAGAAGTATTCGCTGTAGCCGACCGAGCCGCTGCGGAACGAAGGGCTCAGGCCCGCGCCGAAGAGCACCCAGAACAACACCGGCTGCACGAGGGCACCGGTCACGCGGTTTCGCTGGCGAAGAAAGCGGACGACTTCGCGGCGCGCCAGCGCGTAACTGGCAAGCATGGTGCCCGTCGCCATCGCTCAGTCCTGCCCGCTGCCGAGCTCGTGCCCGGTCTCGCGGATGAAGACGTCCTCGAGAGTGGGCCTGGCGAGCTGGATCGATTCGATGCGGCCGGGAAACGCGTCGTAGATCTCGCGCAGCAGGGAACGCGCCTCCGGGTGCTCGACGCGAAGGGAGCCGTCGATGCGGGTGCTGCGCACGCTCCAGCGCGATTCGATCTCGCCCTGGAGCTGCGCAAGGTCGCTGCTGCGGATCGTCAGGACATCGCCGCCGATTCGGTGGCGCAGCTCGTCGGGAGTGCCGGTCGCGACGATGCGGCCGCGATCCAGGATCGCCAGCCGGTCGCAGCGCTCGGCTTCGTCCATCAGGTGCGTCGTCACGAGCACGGTGGTGCCGTGGTCGCGACGAAGTCCGAGGACGTAGTCCCACAGGTCGCGGCGTGCGCCGGGGTCGAGCCCTGTCGAAGGCTCGTCGAGAATGAGGATGCGAGGCTCGCACAGCAGTCCCTTGGCGAGCTCGACGCGGCGCTTGAGTCCGCCCGACAGCGTTTCGACGTAGACGCCCGCGCGATCGGCCACGCCGAGGGCCGCAAGGCCGGAATCGATGCGTCGAGCGAGATCGGCGCCCGAAAGCCCGTACAGGTTGCCGTGGCACTCGAGGTTCTCGCGCACCGTCAGCTTGACGTCGAGACTGGGCGACTGGAACACGACGCCGATGGTTCTGCGCACTCGCGAGAGATCGGAGGCCGCGTCGCTGCCGGCAATCTCGACGTGTCCCGATTGTGGCGCCAGCAGGGTCGAGAGAACGCGAAACGTCGTGGTCTTGCCGCTGCCGTTGGGGCCCAG
The Candidatus Binatia bacterium DNA segment above includes these coding regions:
- a CDS encoding SCO family protein; this encodes MKRAIRAGALLVLVAALALALPVRRWLGLEPELPVLGQAPEFHLVADDGSAFASSLLDGRVWVASFLYTSCPGPCPRLVERLKQVRRTVPVSSMAIISISVDPDTDTAPVLAGYKTKHAIASSDAWTFLTGPSADVIPLVQRGFLTGVSRDGAPGEEGAVAHGTRVALIDGQHRIRGFYATEEDSELSRLERDAAALAAAESGTR
- a CDS encoding ABC transporter permease; translation: MATGTMLASYALARREVVRFLRQRNRVTGALVQPVLFWVLFGAGLSPSFRSGSVGYSEYFFPGVIVMIVLFTAIFATISIIDDRNTGFLQGVLVAPVPRSAIVLGKIGGTTVLAVGQALLVAAAAPLFGMSIGFGGVLASIPVLVLVSISLAGLGLWIAWRMDSTQGFHAIMMSVLMPMWLLSGAFFPPGGTPSWLSIIIACNPLTYGVALLRHALYLGSPAATALLPPASACLMVTLLFAVATVAGASSAARVRGSGSLP
- a CDS encoding ABC transporter ATP-binding protein — its product is MTDPIVRVRDLRHRYGDHVALDGISFDVAEGEVFGVLGPNGSGKTTTFRVLSTLLAPQSGHVEIAGSDAASDLSRVRRTIGVVFQSPSLDVKLTVRENLECHGNLYGLSGADLARRIDSGLAALGVADRAGVYVETLSGGLKRRVELAKGLLCEPRILILDEPSTGLDPGARRDLWDYVLGLRRDHGTTVLVTTHLMDEAERCDRLAILDRGRIVATGTPDELRHRIGGDVLTIRSSDLAQLQGEIESRWSVRSTRIDGSLRVEHPEARSLLREIYDAFPGRIESIQLARPTLEDVFIRETGHELGSGQD